In the genome of Impatiens glandulifera chromosome 6, dImpGla2.1, whole genome shotgun sequence, the window caaactaaggttctgtaatttgatgaaataaccggaCCGCCATCTTTTGTCGAAAAAACTCCATTTCATTGGAAGTCACCTTCTCTACACCTAAACCAGCAGTCAAGTATTCCATGTGCATAAGCATAAATACACCACAATCCCCACTTTCTGCTGCTCTAGGGACTTCCCCATTTTTGGCGACTGCATTTTTGACTGGGTGTGGCAACCTTTTATATGTCAGTTtctggaaattgaaattaggatACCGTTGTAGCTCAGCATCACTGGCTCCCATTGCATATATTCGTGGAAACATCTCACACAAAGGTCTCATGTATGGATCGAGATTCCTATAAATACTCGAGTCGCAGTCATAAACGTCAATGTGATTATCTTGTACACGAACGACGCACAGTACCCAATGCTTGTTGCCAATGTTCAAAGGCACGTAAATATCGTCTACTAGTGGCCATTCTGGCATATGTCTATGAGGCGCTCCCCAGAAGTACTGAGAAAAGACGTCTGATATTGGAAATTTTTCAGGATCTTTTTTATAGTTCGGGTACTCTCGCCTCATCATATCTGCTAATAAGCAATCCCCTATTGATACTTTACAatgtttatatgtcttgggatattGCTCAATCCTTTTGCGCAACAAGTGGCAGACTACGTCGATTTCCTACAAAATGGGGGAAAAGGCAGCATATATCAAAAACCTTATTCAtaagttaaagaattaatatgaaatgcaaCACTTACAGAATCTTTAAGCCATGTGGACtttgttagaactctaacaaacaaCTTCTTTCGTGCTTCGCAAGTAAACACAGTCTTTGTCTCATCATTGGTAGCTTCATCTTTCAACCAATTCTGTAATTGAACcaacaactcatcatcaaatttttgaaggggattgaTAGTTAATGGATCATTCGTCTTTGGctgttttgacaaagaagggttggtgtagtcttcatctttcttctgcttcctcactctttttttgggaactactcctttaggtggagtgttgtataattggaaatcatcatcatcgttctcATCATTCCCATCCCTCGAATCCTTCCCATCCTTCCCATCGTTCTCATCCTTCCCATCCGTGGCATCCTTCCCAACCTTGactttcttctcaaccttccCAACCTTGAGTTTAACCTTCCCAACCTTggctttcttctcaaccttctcaaccttctcaaccttgaccttatccttctttttctcaattatttcttgcATCATATCGGAGAGAaacatctccccaccatccaccttcacatcagtctcaatctccccaccatccacctttacATCATTCTCAGtctcaccaccatccaccttcacatcagtctcaatctccccaccatccaccttcacattattctcagtctcaccaccatccaccttcacatcgttctcaatctccccaccatccacc includes:
- the LOC124943676 gene encoding uncharacterized protein LOC124943676; this translates as MNLVLPTFLAPPSATSPGLPPTSSVGCKCEELKEEVKALKEELIKEVKEELKEMKTAYEETQTNHKAYMKKLVVSMCEQLLAKSNQRMASLIVKLDSMEEERKKKKSKLEKKGKTEDRKAEDSVVKVDETKNNVKNWLKDEATNDETKTVFTCEARKKLFVRVLTKSTWLKDSEIDVVCHLLRKRIEQYPKTYKHCKVSIGDCLLADMMRREYPNYKKDPEKFPISDVFSQYFWGAPHRHMPEWPLVDDIYVPLNIGNKHWVLCVVRVQDNHIDVYDCDSSIYRNLDPYMRPLCEMFPRIYAMGASDAELQRYPNFNFQKLTYKRLPHPVKNAVAKNGEVPRAAESGDCGVFMLMHMEYLTAGLGVEKNLTCAYVF